Sequence from the Populus nigra chromosome 17, ddPopNigr1.1, whole genome shotgun sequence genome:
AATAGATTTCCTGATCAGATATGTTGTCAGGAACAAGTTTCACCCTCTGGAAAATAAGCCTTGACATTCTTCTTTTCCTTGTCAAGTGCGATATTTATTAGATGCTTTCCCAAAGTAAATTGACTTCAAGTGAAAGGCAAAGGTATACTTAGGGCCAGCAGGCCCTATCCTTGTCTTTCAAAACAGCCACCTGCTGCTTCCATTAACCGCTTCCCCTCCTCCATGGAGAAGATGGAATGGAGCCAACAAAAGCatttagaaaagaaatagaACTTTTGTTATCTCTTACAGACTTATCATCTGCTAATTAATAGTAATGCAATTAACATTAGGttttttgagttatttattgccttaaaaataatatgagaaGATTCTGAGAAATTATTATGTATACTGGAAATTGTACTCCTTTCTCGCACAAAAATATGAAACCATCATGAAAATAATTCATGATTTACTTCTTTATGTGAAAGGGAAGAGTACAGCTCCGGATATACAGAATTACTACCCTGAGATACTTTATAGTGTACAGAAGACAGCAGTCAAGCAAGCGAGAAAGAAGACAGGACAGACAGACAGGCAGACAGACTTGATCTCAATTAATCTGGTCAGCTTAGTTTGCAAATTACTAGACGACCCATGTATCCTGAGTGTTTCTGGTTTCCAACTCATAGAATGATGCATGATTGAAGCATATCAAGAGTTCTTGCTATAATTGAAACACACGTAACTATTTTAGACAAAGCAGTTGTTGATTCGCACTTAACCAGCTTGTCTAAATATTCCACCCCCAATACGGTATCACATCCTCTTTGAATTGTGCTTTTGACAAAGCAGTCGATGATACAATGAAATCCGAAATTGAGTTAGAGAAACAAGTGATCGATGGCTTAGACTTGATCCAGCGCTGTCAAACCCTAATGCAATCTCAACCAGACAAatggttaaatatattttcacaatTTTCTCTAGAGTATAAAAGATTTGAGGATAAAGCAACATAAAGAAACATAATGGCAGGCATAAGATTAAACATTACTACAGAGGAGATGGGGAACAACTGTCGCGACATGAAAGTAAGCAAAAAGGTCTGCGTAAAAAAAGGTTTCACCTACTAATAACTTGTAGCCACCATGCACGGAACAGAAAGTTTACAAGAACGTAATCCATGCATAGGGACCATCAAATAATTCAGTCAAGCAAATCGGAAACTACTGTCCTCTTAAACGCATCAACCTGAGAAAGTTGGGCTGCCATGGCCTTGTTGGCGAATAAACCATCCGCCTTCAGTCTCTCCCTCATGCCATAACATGGAGCCTTGGCATTTATATATGCCTGGATTAGTGTCTGAAATTGCTTTGATCGAGCCTGATAACCAGCTTGTCTCATCCGGTGAAACATTTTCTCTGCATTATGTATGTCACCCTTCTTTGCATATTTCTCCATGATAATCATGTATGAACTAAACATTGGCTTCATCTGATTCTGTTGGACAGCCTTATTCAGTATAGAGTCAGCTTTTTCCACCTCCCCTGCTTCCACATAAAGCTTGATAAGTGCATCCCATGTCAATGGCCCAATGCGACACCCACTATCACCCATTTGCTTGATCAAATCTTTACCCTTAGATAGCATCTTGTTGTTTGCATAAACCTTCAAGAGTGCAGAATAATGCTTTGAAGAAAGCTTCTTCCATGTTTTTGACATCAACTCAAAAACTGCCTCAGCTTCAGGAATTTTCTTCAGCTGTCCCCAGGCTTCAATGGCAGCCATGCACTCATCAAGTCGGGGGCTTTTCTTACAGAACTTCCAAAGCCTACTCACTTCATCAGCCTTCCCAAGAGTACCATATAGAGGAAGCATAAACTGGCAAGCCCACCGATGCTCTTCTAAGTTGCCCCCTTCCATCTCTTTCAAAACAATCTCAGCTTTTTCTTTGAGGCCACCAGATACATAGTGCCTGGCCATAATAGCTTGGGTTTTGATATCAGGTTCAATGCCTTCAGCCTTCATTGTCTCTGCGATTTGTTCCATCCCCGCTATGTCATTGGATTGGCCTTTTGTGTCTATTAAGAGTATGTAAGTAAAAAGAGAAGGCTTGACATTTTCtttctccattaataacaacaCATCAGCAATTTTCTTCTTGTCATGCCTCTTGTAAAGGAGCAGCAGTTGGTTGTAAGAAAATAATGTGATTGGTAATTCGAGGTCCTTCATTTTGTTGAATACTTCCACTGCCTTCTTCGCATTATTAGCTGAAACACAGTTGGCCAGCAAGGTTCGGTAGATCACCTCCCCTTTAAAGGATTTTGGGATTTTCTCGATATAAACCTCTGCCTTCTGGAGACCGCGCACCTTTGCAATTAAATCAAGACGAGAAGCATAATCTCTTTCATCAAAGTCTTTTTGCTTATTTGCTTCCACCCACTCTGAGAGCTGCAAAAGCAACCACATAAATGTTCCCAAAGGACAGAAACCATCATAAAACTCTAAATAACTAAAGGGAAGACAAGTAACTCTCACAACTTTGCAATCAACATGGAACTCATAAATCTTTCAAATGAAACCCAAACAATCACCATTTGAACTGGAGTTCTGTGAAAAGGTTGTGATGAAAAAATCCTACCCTTTTGTAAGTACATGTAGTAAAAGGGATGCATTATTTATCATGATGAAAAACATCTTGGGTTTGCAACTATCTGGTGAGAATTCAAGTCTTTAGAGGGCCACTTCATGCCAAAAAGCTGAAGGATAAGAACGTTCCAAAGTCTCGCACCCAAGGCCAACTTTGGTAGGACCACTGAATTATAATTGTTCTAAAACGTTCAATCTAGCTTGGCATGAGTAAGGAATCAATGTCTTGTGAAAACAATGTATGGCCTCATTGCAGTTTAACTTGTGAAGCTAATTGCATACAGCTGCCAACAACTCTTGGACACAGCATCAATTATTAATTCATTTCACTTGGAAAACATCCCCAATTTACTATATGCACTTACCTGCCTCGTCCAACATGTACAGCAAGCATTCACTAGAGAACATCCTAGTTTAATTTGCCCTCTCAGAAATGAATAGCAGACCTCAAATCAAATTGGATGCGAGGCTAACAGCCTCAAACAACTGACAATTAGCTACATAAGACAGCTATAAGAAAAGATTAGCATCAAGTCAAATCACCTGTAGAGCCCTCCCAAACAGTCGACGTTTGCGAAGATTGAACATGGCATTAGAGATCTCTAACTGGTCCAAGTCCCTTCCTTCTGCCACCCACCTGTCAAGAACACTATGAACAGAAACACCTGGAGCAGAAATGATGGCCTTGAACAATTCTGAGGGAGCCTTTTTCCTTGGTAATCTTTTCTCAGCTGGATCTGTTTCATTATCTGATAGTTCTAGTGCATTCTGAGAAGGTTCCCCTATATCATTGGTGTCATCATCGGACAACTCAGGTTCAGAAATTAGCTGATCTACATTGACCACACTTTCTTTGGCACTTACTGGTGTTTCAAGTTCAGAGAACTCGTCCTCCAAGCCTTCATCTGATTCACTGCTTTCAGCACCAGCTTGCGAAGCGAAACCACGCTTCTCCAAATAGAACTTTGAACCAATATTTGTGCTGTGGTAAAATCGAGGCCTCTCAGATACAGGTTGAGGAGGCTCGACAACCGTAGCCTTGCCTTCTATGTAACTAAATACTATTTCTGATTTAGCACAACAGGCACGAGAAGTTCCAACACTGAATCCACGAAACCTGGTAACAGAACAACAAAAGATTATCACTCAAAAATATCTGGAAGGGAAAAATTAAAACTGCCTAAAGGATGCAATCAATGGAAAACCACCAGAGcagaaaaatagtttaaatgaaACTTCTTTCTACTACAAGAAATGTAGATGTAAGCTTCTCATGAAAACAGGACAACAAGCACGGAGAGTAGGACTTTTATGGACAGAGATCAGATATCTGTGTTCTGACTGTGGGGGTGATGGTCGCAGTTGAGCCTGCAATCCTACATTCCTGTAAGTCTCGAGAACATTAAAGTCCCGATGCAACCTGTACAGATTCATTCTTCATATGATCTATACCATATATTAACTCTTGTGGTAATTTTCACCATCTCTTTTCTCATTCAGGAAATCATACACAAATGGGGTTCGTTTACAAAACCAACTATATAGAATAACCCTATTTCACAGCTTTCACTCATTGAAATTACGAAATCCCAGAAACCACCTAG
This genomic interval carries:
- the LOC133676495 gene encoding pentatricopeptide repeat-containing protein At1g80270, mitochondrial-like yields the protein MLALRRACNPLKFRGFSVGTSRACCAKSEIVFSYIEGKATVVEPPQPVSERPRFYHSTNIGSKFYLEKRGFASQAGAESSESDEGLEDEFSELETPVSAKESVVNVDQLISEPELSDDDTNDIGEPSQNALELSDNETDPAEKRLPRKKAPSELFKAIISAPGVSVHSVLDRWVAEGRDLDQLEISNAMFNLRKRRLFGRALQLSEWVEANKQKDFDERDYASRLDLIAKVRGLQKAEVYIEKIPKSFKGEVIYRTLLANCVSANNAKKAVEVFNKMKDLELPITLFSYNQLLLLYKRHDKKKIADVLLLMEKENVKPSLFTYILLIDTKGQSNDIAGMEQIAETMKAEGIEPDIKTQAIMARHYVSGGLKEKAEIVLKEMEGGNLEEHRWACQFMLPLYGTLGKADEVSRLWKFCKKSPRLDECMAAIEAWGQLKKIPEAEAVFELMSKTWKKLSSKHYSALLKVYANNKMLSKGKDLIKQMGDSGCRIGPLTWDALIKLYVEAGEVEKADSILNKAVQQNQMKPMFSSYMIIMEKYAKKGDIHNAEKMFHRMRQAGYQARSKQFQTLIQAYINAKAPCYGMRERLKADGLFANKAMAAQLSQVDAFKRTVVSDLLD